The stretch of DNA TGCAGCTACGTTGTATAAATGGAAAAAGGACTATGAAGATAGTCAAGATGAAGATAAACGAAGAATAAAGGAATTAGAGGCAGAAAATGTTCGTTTAAAAAAGATGTATGCTAATTTAAGTATCGATCATGAGATACTTCAAGAAGGTTATGCAATGGTAAAAAAGTTCCAAGCCCAAAAGAACAAGAAATGATATTGGATTGCTTGTCAAAAGAATACAGCATTCGTCGTACTTGTGTTGTTTTGGGCTTACG from Aureispira anguillae encodes:
- a CDS encoding transposase — its product is MKRSKFSTAQKAKILAEHDGGKSVTDLCRQYQISAATLYKWKKDYEDSQDEDKRRIKELEAENVRLKKMYANLSIDHEILQEGYAMVKKFQAQKNKK